The following proteins come from a genomic window of Prionailurus viverrinus isolate Anna chromosome D1, UM_Priviv_1.0, whole genome shotgun sequence:
- the GAL gene encoding galanin peptides yields the protein MPGGCALLLAWLLFAAALSATPGLGSPVKEKRGWTLNSAGYLLGPHAIDNHRSFQEKPGLTGKRELPPEDEARPGSFARPLSENAVVRTIIEFLTFLRLKEAGALGFLPDLPPAASAEDWKQP from the exons ATGCCCGGCGGCTGCGCGCTCCTGCTCGCCTGGCTGCTCTTCGCCGCGGCCCTTTCGGCCACCCCGGGGCTCGGGTCACCG gtGAAGGAAAAGAGAGGCTGGACCCTGAACAGCGCCGGCTACCTCCTCGGGCCAC ATGCCATTGACAACCACAGATCGTTTCAGGAGAAGCCTGGCCTCACTGGCAAACGGGAGCTCCCGCCCGAAGACGAAGCAAGGCCAG GAAGCTTTGCCAGGCCGCTGTCCGAGAATGCTGTTGTGCGCACGATAATTGAGTTCCTGACTTTCTTGCGTCTCAAAG AGGCCGGGGCCCTGGGATTCCTACCCGACCTCCCACCCGCAGCCTCCGCAGAAGACTGGAAACAGCCCTGA